Part of the Apilactobacillus apisilvae genome is shown below.
TTTGAATAATTTAGCCATACCTTTTTCATCTTGTGAGATGTTTGGGTAAATGTCTGAGTAACTACCATCAATGTATGAGTTAGATACCATAACTTGGCCACCATGACCTGAACCTTCAATGTAGAACATGTTTAGGTCATACTTGTTAATTGCACGGTTTAAATGTGCATAAATGAAGTTTTGAGATACGATAGTACCCCAGTGTCCAATTGGTTTAACTTTTACATCGTCAGATGTTAGTTCATTCTTTAATAATGGGTTATGTTTTAGATATAGTTGACCTACTGATAGGTAATTAGCAGTACGCCAGTATTTATCTAATTCTTCCAAATATTGTTTGGAATCGAAATCTTGTGCCATTAATTAACACTCCTTTTTAATAAAAAACTATTGAAATTAATAATGGTTTACTATAGAAATCTGCCAACAAAATCGTCAACAAATTTCATTACAATGAATATAATAACTGCTTTTTATAAAAAGTCAACCTTTTTATAAATTGATACGGTCCAATTAATATAATTGTAATAAATCACTATTAATATCGTAATTATTATGAACGATTTATTCATAATAGTCCAATCATTCTCATACTTTTTAATAATTAATTATCATTCAACATTACAAACGTATTATATCTTAAATATTGATAATGAAGACGCATATTAGAAACTTCAAATGGGGTTCCATCATCTAAGAAAAAGATTCCTTCCATTAGTCCAACTGGTTCATTAGCTTTTAAATTAAGTAATTTTTGATCCTTTTCATCAGAAGGGCTGGCCAAAATTGATAAGAAAGATTTAGTAACACGCTTGTTAATTGTATCTTCTACATAATTAAAAATCGAACCAGAAACAATCTCTTTGGTTAATTCAGGGGCAATTTTAATCGGAATATAACCAGTTTCAATCATAAATGGTTTGTCCTCAAACAAACGTAAACGTTCAATTTTATATACAAAGTCACCTTCCGATAAAAATAAATCCTGCTGAATTTCTTTATTAGCTGGGATAACTTTAAAATCTAACAATTTAATTTTAGGTGTCTGCCCTTTGCTTTTTAAACTATCAGTAATTCCTAAATTAGAACCTTCATAATGAAAAATAGTTTGATTCTTCATATATAATGGATTAATAAAAGTACCGGAACCTCGTTTTTTAAAAATAATTCCATCATCAGCTAAAAGTTTTAATGCTCGTTTAATTGAACTACGACTTACGCTATAATCTTCACTTAGGCTACGTTCATCTGGTAAACGTTTATTGGGAAATTTGTTATTCACAATTTTTTGTTTTAAATCGTGCATTACTTTACGATAAACTAAATCAGCCATCTCTTACTCCTAACTCGAACAAAATTTATTAAAATAAGTATAACAGATTTATCAATTTAATATTACTATATGCTAAAATGTCCTGAGAGGTGATTTGAATGTCCAAGAAGAATAAAAAGAATCGCATTCATAAGACATTAGTTGAACAAATCCTAGATAAAAATAAAATTCCATATAAACAATATACATTCGCTACTCATGAAGCTGGTGATGTTCAGCAAATGGACATTGAAGAAGGTGTTGATAAACATCTAGTTTATAAAACTTTAGTGTTAAACGGTAAAAGTACCGGGCCAGTTGTTGGTGTCGTTCCAATGGATGAACGTTTAGACGAAAAGAAGCTTGCTAAAGCTTCTGGAAATAAAAAAGTAAATATGGTTCCATTGAAGGATTTACTTAAAACTACCGGCTATGTTCACGGTGCAAATACACCAATTGGTATTTATGAAAAATTTCATTATCCGGTCTATATCGATCAAGAAGCTAAAAAACAAGCAAATATCTTAGTTTCATCTGGAAAAGTGGGTCGTTCAGTCGAAGTAAATGCTGAAGAAATGATTAGCTTAGTTCATGGCCAGTTTGCTGATATTCGCCAAGAATAATATTAATGCCATTCTTTTTTAAATTCATTCACAAAGTTTTCCATATATAATTTTCTTTGAACCGCAAGTTTTCTTGCGGTTTTTGTATTCATTAAATCTGGCAACTTAAATAACTTTTCATAAAAATGGTTAATTACAGTTGTATGTTTTCGATATTCTACTTTATTCATATTAATTCTTGGCTGTTGTGATTCATCATACATAACATCCCCAAAATGGCCACCAAAATAAAATGCACGAGCAATGCCAATTGCTCCAATTGCATCTAGGCGATCAGCATCTTGAACAATTTGGCCATTAATATCTAATTCATAATGATTTGATAGATTCTTGCTATAAGACATATGCGTAATAATATTAATAATTTTATGAATTTCTATTTTGGAAAAATTTAATTCAGCTAGCTTATCAATTACTTGGTTAGTTTTAGCATTCGGATCCGTAACTAATTTATCATCAATCACATCATGTAAATAAGCTGCGGTAATAGCTATTTTAGAATTGGCTTTGGGATTTTCTGAAATTAACGTTTTGGTTAAAGCTACCACTCGATTAATATGGGCCAAGTCATGCCCAGTATGATCATCTTTTAATTCATTCTTAACAAAATTAGCAATTTTTTGCATAATAACCCTCCCTAATAAAAAAGTGATGTGTATAAGTCACATCACTTTGCATGCATCATATCTGAATAAATTTCATTTGCAATTAAACGATTAATGATTGTATCAGCAATCGCATTTAATAAATGATCACTGTCACTTTCACTAATGGGCTTTTGCCCTAAATCTGCTATATGGTGTAGTTTTTGAACTAACATTTCAATAAATTCATCATATGCTTGTTTTGGGAATTGTGTCTTAGTAATTTCATCAATTCCTTGTCGAATATCCTTAATAGAGAATACTGGTTTTAATAAACTAATAATAATAATATCAGCAACATGGACATTTTGATACTTTTTCTTTACTGGGGCAAAAGTTGCCTTTTGTTTTACATAGTTATTAACCATTGATTTAGTAACTGTGTCCATACCCAAAGGACCAATTGCTTCATTCACGACCGCGATTAATTGATCCATATATAAATCAAATTTAGGTAAGTCTGCCCATTTAGGTAAACTGATACTCTTCATTTGAGTTTGCCATCTATTATATTGCTTATTCATATAACCACCTCTTTTTTAATGATTATACCATAATAGATAGTTTTTAAAGCTACTTAACCTAGTCTTTTCTTTCTCATTTGACTGACCTTTTTTACAATTCTTTTTACAATTGAAGTAACCAAGAAAAAGACAGGTAAGGCTGTGGCAACAATAATAATTGCATGCATATTAATAGGATAATCAAAAATTGAAACTAATGAGAAAATCCGATTAAAGAAAACAAAAATCATCGCAAAAATTACAATTGTTGGAATAATAATAGTTAACTTAATTTTATTGAATGGTTTGGAAACCATAAATAACGCTAACCAATAAATTACTCCAGTAACAAGAATACTTAGCGTTGCTCGTTGCATATAGTTAAAGT
Proteins encoded:
- a CDS encoding DUF1836 domain-containing protein, with protein sequence MNKQYNRWQTQMKSISLPKWADLPKFDLYMDQLIAVVNEAIGPLGMDTVTKSMVNNYVKQKATFAPVKKKYQNVHVADIIIISLLKPVFSIKDIRQGIDEITKTQFPKQAYDEFIEMLVQKLHHIADLGQKPISESDSDHLLNAIADTIINRLIANEIYSDMMHAK
- a CDS encoding GntR family transcriptional regulator; the encoded protein is MADLVYRKVMHDLKQKIVNNKFPNKRLPDERSLSEDYSVSRSSIKRALKLLADDGIIFKKRGSGTFINPLYMKNQTIFHYEGSNLGITDSLKSKGQTPKIKLLDFKVIPANKEIQQDLFLSEGDFVYKIERLRLFEDKPFMIETGYIPIKIAPELTKEIVSGSIFNYVEDTINKRVTKSFLSILASPSDEKDQKLLNLKANEPVGLMEGIFFLDDGTPFEVSNMRLHYQYLRYNTFVMLNDN
- the ybaK gene encoding Cys-tRNA(Pro) deacylase, whose translation is MSKKNKKNRIHKTLVEQILDKNKIPYKQYTFATHEAGDVQQMDIEEGVDKHLVYKTLVLNGKSTGPVVGVVPMDERLDEKKLAKASGNKKVNMVPLKDLLKTTGYVHGANTPIGIYEKFHYPVYIDQEAKKQANILVSSGKVGRSVEVNAEEMISLVHGQFADIRQE
- a CDS encoding HD domain-containing protein; its protein translation is MQKIANFVKNELKDDHTGHDLAHINRVVALTKTLISENPKANSKIAITAAYLHDVIDDKLVTDPNAKTNQVIDKLAELNFSKIEIHKIINIITHMSYSKNLSNHYELDINGQIVQDADRLDAIGAIGIARAFYFGGHFGDVMYDESQQPRINMNKVEYRKHTTVINHFYEKLFKLPDLMNTKTARKLAVQRKLYMENFVNEFKKEWH